A region of Aquarana catesbeiana isolate 2022-GZ linkage group LG08, ASM4218655v1, whole genome shotgun sequence DNA encodes the following proteins:
- the DKK1 gene encoding dickkopf-related protein 1: protein MDMHRALMRMLLSLVTLGSTFFHGASTYVMKVSSGSNSIKNVPPAPAGQPMGFYPVSVSPDSFYDMANKYHSFDAYPLYSCTEDDDCALDEFCHSSRNGNSMVCLACRKRRKRCLRDAMCCMGNYCSNGICVPVEQENDRFSHFGYQEDTIIEPYQSEHVTVDTNTKFTTSPAGVQPFKGRDGDVCLRSSDCGPGLCCARHFWSKICKPVLEEGQVCTKHRRKGSHGLEIFQRCHCGAGLSCKLQKGEFTTVPKSSRLHTCQRH from the exons ATGGACATGCACCGCGCACTGATGAGGATGCTCTTGTCCCTGGTCACGCTGGGTTCCACCTTCTTCCATGGAGCCTCCACCTATGTCATGAAGGTCAGCTCCGGCTCCAACTCCATCAAGAATGTTCCGCCAGCCCCGGCCGGGCAGCCTATGGGCTTCTATCCGGTCAGTGTCAGCCCGGACTCCTTCTATGACATGGCCAACAAATACCACTCTTTTGATGCCTACCCG CTGTACTCCTGCACAGAGGACGATGACTGCGCTCTGGATGAGTTCTGTCACAGCTCCAGAAATGGGAACTCCATGGTGTGCCTGGCATGCAGGAAACGTAGGAAGCGTTGTCTGCGGGATGCCATGTGTTGCATGGGCAACTACTGCAGCAATG GTATCTGCGTGCCAGTAGAACAGGAAAATGACCGCTTCTCACATTTTGGTTATCAAGAGGACACCATCATAGAACCCTACCAAAGTGAACATGTTACTGTGGATACAAACACTAAGTTCACTACATCTCCAGCTGGAGTTCAACCTTTTAAAG gtCGTGATGGCGATGTATGCCTTAGGTCCAGCGACTGTGGCCCAGGACTGTGCTGCGCTCGTCATTTCTGGTCAAAGATCTGCAAGCCTGTTCTTGAGGAAGGCCAAGTGTGCACTAAGCACAGGAGAAAGGGTTCACATGGGCTGGAGATCTTCCAGCGTTGTCACTGTGGAGCAGGGTTGTCCTGCAAATTGCAGAAAGGAGAATTCACAACCGTGCCTAAATCCTCCAGACTTCATACTTGTCAGAGGCATTGA